From the Vanacampus margaritifer isolate UIUO_Vmar chromosome 14, RoL_Vmar_1.0, whole genome shotgun sequence genome, the window AGCATGAGCATCAGAAGGCTGGCCAATGCGCACGCGTAGTGCAGTAGGCTGCGCGAGGGGGCGCTGTTGCACAGGTCCGAGTCGCAGCAGTGGATGCGCACGCCTGGCAGCTCCTGTTGTTGGCAGTGTCTGGATGTGGCGCAGCCGCTGGTCAGGACGATGCCCAGTGCCGCTgcacggatggatggatggatggatggagagagaGAAGACAAGTCAGTCACCGAGGCGTTGACTGCCTCAGCAGGAAAAGAGCAGGAGTAAGCAGCGAATAGTGCAAGTGTGTAATTAGCAGGGCATTTTACACGTCTGCACTGGATGACTGGAAAACCCAGTTTTACACATGACTTAaaacttaaaattaaattaaactcaaCAAATAGcattatttgaggaaatgcaCCATTGCTGTCTGTCAGACAGATTGTGTCTTTTCGGAGTAAGGTGtccatataaatatattttgaagtgGATGGCACATAATTGTGGCACAGCATCTTTATTATTTGAGGAAGTAGGCTATCTAACCATCGTCTATCCCGCTCCGTTTATATGGGGTAAAATGTCTGAACATAGcacaaatgcatttcaaatgaattgtggCATGGCATCTATTatagcaaaaacatttttttgaggAATTATGCTATTTATGTAGGGTAGGGTGTTTATTAGGGGCAAGGTTCTTTGAGTAGGCTACTAATGAATTTTAGAGTTGACGACACTCAGCAATTAATTGGATTTTAACACAGCAAATGtcattatttgaggaaatatctATTGTGGCTGCTGCATGTATTTATGCAATTGTACAAATTCCTGGTCTGATggagtaaggctttttttttttggtacaaatacatttcaaagtaGACGGCAGCAATTCTGGCGCTGCATCtagtacagtaaataaatgtctttatttgaggaaatacactATTCTGAATCAAAACCTGCAGAAACATGGCAATAGCCGTTGTCAACATGTAATATAAGTCATAATTTATCAAAGGAAATAGCAGTCAAATTCTATTCTGCAGACTTGGCTCAATGTTCTAATTAGCATTTGGAAAATTCCCCAATCCAACCTGATGTCCAGTGGATACAAGGAGTTCCAAATCGGGGACTTGAAATCTTTATAATTGAGAGTCCAGTCCCATCGCAAGCGTCACATACCCCCAAtgtcaaaatgcatttttttctccctttctttTATTTGCTTTCTGACCTCTTCTCAAGAGGTTATGTTTTCATCATCACatgtttctttgtgtgtgtgcagcatCTTGGCTGCagtttttcatatatatttttttcatcacttcagtatacttccttgacaccaattacagTACTACGTGTATAGTAAAAAGCTCACAAGGTGATGTTAGTACATCAGTTTGTGCATAGTAAACATTATCTCATAATAATTGGAACATTGGTGTGATGTAAGTTGTAACATTGgaattcaaatgaaaacaacgATGACGCTTCAACATACTTTTTTGACACACATTTCTATTCAAAGTTATTTTTGCACAAAATTCTGATttcactggggggaaaaaaagcatgaatAGGTGAATCCGTGAATAGCGACTTTGCATAggtttactgtaaatatttgaagccttggcggaggtcaggCTGATTgaccattttgtcattttgtcagTGTGATCTTGTCATCCTTGGTCTTAGCTTGCACTCTCTCaaaggaggagggaaaaaaaaaggtgcctcATCAGGCCTTTGGGCTTCCAGACGTCAAGCGAGGGAACATctggacgtgtgtgtgtgtgtgtacgcgcgcGCACATCAGCATCTGACCATCGCCGTCGCCCCGTTGAGGACATCCACCGTATCCTTCGTTTGACTTCACATGGCACCGCGAGCGGCTTCTCACGGACTCAGCAAGGCGACTAAAACAGCGGCGTTACGTAACCGGCTAAGTGAATATTCACAACGGCGGCCCCCGAGAACATTTGCATTGAAGTACGATTAGAAATGATTAAGCCAATGTCCTCTGGCTCGCCACACTGCATTCATCACCATTTAATCATCTGGCGGCCCATACATATTCTCCAAATAAATATCTAACTTTTGCGTATTAATCTGGGTtacaggaagaagaagaagaaaaacgacTGCACGTCCGGATCATTCCTgtaaaattagaatttttactCCATGCAGCGATCCAGTATCCATTTTGTGTGATTAGCTCTTAGTGCAGATCATACTCATttgagaaataaataatttgtaaatttaGTAAGAATTAATAGAAAAATCTAAACAGTATTGTAACAATGTCATTTAccatttaggattagggcacatttacattcatttaagTACCAGAAAAGTGAGAAAGTGTTCAAGtaatttttgatcatttttaatttacagtaactataaatgaaaaaaaaaaaacgaaatttgTAGAAATTCACACTAGATAAAGGGGAGGtcaactcattttatttttttatttttattttttttacaaataatatgttgtatatacccccactagtctaaacatgacattataattaatattgtgtttctaGGATATGACAACAACTTCAAAATCAAcccgaccaatcacggctcagcttaaGAAAATATGTGATCcgttggtcgttacctgagcaacggTGATGTCATTCCGATATTTGGCAGGATACAATTCCTATAACCGATTTATGgtctgaaaaatatttaaataatttttggggttcCTTTGTGCTTAGAGAAATAAAGAtgtgaattacaggcagaaaaTTTGGCTGTTCTACATTTATCtgtatttaacgtttttttttcttctttcttttttttgcttttttttgtgggtcggTTGATGGGGGATTGAAAGTgattatctttgtcttataaGTCTAATGTTCAataagtaaaatataaataaatggtaaaaaaaaaaaaaagtgggttatCTTAAATGAGCTGCCGTACATCGTGCGGCTGATTACGTAATTCATATGACTTCTGGCTAAATCCACATCCTCACAATCCTTCCATATTCATTATCACCACTGCTTTGAGGTTTGATATTTTCCAGATGTGTGGTGCAAATAAAGAATGGCGAATGGAGGTcaaatgaagttaaaaaaattataataaaaaaaaaaacgcccgaAAGCTACTTTGAAATCATtcattctttctctctctcgaaTGTGTTGATTTACTCACTGCTCTCTGTCTTGATGCAGAAGCGGTGCTTGAAGCCCTTGTGTGAGTGGGTGCAGGTGAGCACCTCTGGGTTGGAGCAGCCCACGTCCACGTATCTCTGACCCTGGATGATGTTGCAGCCATAGCACTGCAGACCCTCCACTGCGTCGGAacgcagagagagagagagaaagaaagaaagagagagaaaacaacaaCTTGACAAGGTAATGATCATGCCGACCGTCGGCTCCTATGGAAGGAACACTAAACACAAtcatcataaataataataattgaactgCTGATTTTATTACTGCGGTAGGGAGCTTAACGATTCAGCAGGGGTGTAACATAATAAGGAAGATTAACATAATACCTTTGTGGCCATTATTTGTCATTGGTAGTATTATTGTTTTGTCTATTCACACTAGgtgatgaaatatatttttgcactAGTCCTTATACAAGATTccaattacagtacagtatatagccacttaatgtatatacagtatcgCCAATCGCTTTATGGAGACCGGCAGTATTTTATGCAACTTACAAAAGGAAGCAACCTGCAAATTGCATAGGAATTCATACAAAGTGAGTTTAGCCCAAAATCTTCtccttggtgtaaaaaaaaaaaaaaaattgtttttttttttgggggggagggggggtaccAATTCATACAAACCGTTAAGTACTGTACTATTACAAAGTGATATTCAATTGAGAGTTTTAATGGAGTAAAATTTACCGTACttaaaaaaccaaaaaaaaaaacattttcaatgcattttaaatttgaacaattttttatgtaaaatctTACCAAGTTATCAAATAACACCCAATCAGCTGttcttatgtattttttttttgttttatttaatacaaaGCAGTGATTCAATTGGTTATTGTACATTGGGAACAGTACCCCACACGCTGCTCTGtgctttatatttaatacagagcagtgatGCAGTTGCAATATTAAAGTGTAGTagtaagacctttttttttttaactctatttGTTAGTGACTACTGTTGAATAAGATATCATTTTAtatcttttgcgtgtccaaaaaaattggagatgagacttctttgtgaaaaaggctcccttcgaaggatgatttattacagagatctccggtcacacagttgaatatcacgtaaagagtgccaCCCAAGAGTGCGCGCCCCCACCCTTGAGAGACAGCTCTTTATTACAATCCgagtttgaaacaaaaaacgcctcttctcctcccctTTGAATAAGacaacagattggttctcacaataTGTTATGTTGGTCTGCACCTGTTCATTTTTTAGACATAACAGATTCTCAGTGTGCATTTTCTCAGAATATGTTCTCAGTAAACAGATTGAACTTGacagtagtagtatagtagtgggaacagcgtgtgtgtgtgtgtgcgctctctcAGGCAAGACACTGGAAAGGGAATCGAGACCAAAAAAAGATAACAGATAGGccaaggtcgagttatattgagtttaacattatttcacctgctctacacatctataactaaattcaacgtggttcaaatatgaaataaagaattaaaaatgttaataatgttacaCTACATTTACATGAACTCAATATTCAGGCAAAGCAAAATTTGGTTTCCGAAACATTCGGTATAACCTGCCGTATACATATTCCGATCTAAACCGCGACGCACGGACAAAGTCATAACACAAATAGATTTACGCCATCTCCGCTTTTACCTTTCTATGGTCAATAAACGACATTATTACATTCTtgtcactcaccacactaataaGTGCGGTTCTGTCCTGCGTCGCCATGTTTCGCCATTTTTGTGTATTTCCGGTGGGTGCTTTTTCACCGTGGAaacagaaaataacgtgaaaatgcTGCAGATGAGTCCATTTTTTAGGCTCTTTTAGCatgtggcaacgtaagatggccgccgcttGTGCGTACAAGTAATTTAGACCCAAGATTCCTTGTGAATAGAGCAAACCAAAGTTCTGTTCGAAGGAGATACCCCAATTAGCGTTTATATTACCAACTATAAGGGTTAGAAAAGGGTCAACCAGGggtcttattcaggtttttaaaaacccgaatacgAGCATATTCGTGTTTTCCGCGTGTTTGTTTACATggactttcaaaacaaaaatgtaggaCATGAGCTTTAGATGGCAAATTCcacctagcaacaagtgacaaatgttcagggatgtgatttttccgctttttttttatctcccccccaaaaaaaaaaaaattcgatttttttttttttttttttagtagttcattgtgtatgcacatgactccgacagataacatcttctgctataacaaagacatttgtggtatgctctaatatgagttacttttcatttggtcatgatacaattattcatgaaatttgaactcttcaacattatttatgtgttaacttagtaatcacatgagttagatatgatgatattctcagtgatagtttttaaaagcaaaggcagtccaatgtttttgaatgtgactgattttgagttgactaaaactgccattttatatgggatagttcaatatacattgaaaatgtatgcctagctggcccccagacccccggccaaattttcagataatttcactttggtcaaatcacatccctgaatgtTTGATCCGAACCAGAAGAAATATGTCATCTACCTTAAAGTAGTTTTGTGTCCTTGGTACGTAGCCTACGTAAGTGCAAATTCTTCCCACACAAAAGCCGTTTTGCCTTGAGAGGCAGTTTAAGAAAGCCACTTGAGCTGATGACAGTATTGTGCTCAGCACTTGAAGAGAAGTTAATCTAAAAAGCCATCAGGATTCATCTTGGGGGGGCTGCTTTTCTACTTCTCCTCATCTTGAGTGACAAGCGTAAAAAAAGACGCACTGGTGATCTTCTCTTCTCAAGCTTTTGGCCTAACAGCGACTGACTCAGCCTCAGTAGCGCTTCGCCATTTCAAAGCTTAGCAGGATGCATACGTTGGAGGCGACGGCACAGAAAATGACTCAAGGGGGCAGAatggaggtggtggtggtggtgggggtgacGCTTCCTTTCCAAGTGATGATTCAAATGATTTGCCCAAACAGCCGCAAGTGGAGCACATTGAGACCTCtagcaaagatttttttttttttcaggaattaTCCAGGTTCTTTTTACTATTTTCCCAGTGCTTTCAAGAAAAGGAGCGGACCGAATCTaccctggggggggggggcggtttaAGCGGGGATTGTCTGTGAATTCAGAGCGATCGCACACACCTGCGACTGACCCGCCAAATCCCGCGCACACAAGATGGAAGATCAGCTTTGGAGCTGAAACCAATCCGCCCTCGACACGAGCCTCTCACTTGCCCGGCCGCCGCTAAATAGCCGAACCCAAAGCCCGGATGGAGCTTTCAGGAGCAAACTAATCCCGCCGCAAATGCTCTTACAAAAATCACTTTTGGAAATCTGCTGGAATCGATGTAAAGCTTCGCCGGGTCTGGAAGTGCGTGCCAACCTTGAGGGGATGTGTCAGATTTCCCTGCTGTTGGTGATACAGTAGACAAGGGTTCACCAAAATGGGGCCCGCGGCCACCAGGTGTCCCCCAAGAACGACATGAgtagcctgttctaaaaatagctcaccagtgtttgggacattgtgattgatgtcatcatttgaaaatgttactCACATTCCCACCTATGGATGATTTATGGATACGGGTTCACGTGTAACTTCAAAGGCGTATTTTTGGGTCCATTTCCGAATTTGTACCACCTCGAGGGCATTCTAAGTATTCCATTAGAGCGGCGGAAAGGGCTGCCGCGTTCGTTTTGCCGGATGTAAATGATGGCAATTTACATCGGgcaaaacaagctgatttaacTATTCGTTAGCATGCAATGCTGCACGCTGGCTGCACTCATGAAACATTGAGGAGCTGCCCAGTTATGAGCATTTGTCAAGATAATGAGGACTTACTGGAGAGACATTCGACTCTCacgcctgcccccccccccccccccccattgggAACAATCCAATTTATCATGACTGCACACCAGGTTCTCTCCAAGCAAACACTGATTAATTATAAAGATGTTTCACTGCAATGGTCCCAAAGTCGGATTCACTGTCAGCTACTTGTTTTACACGCCCATTGTAATGCTATCCTAATGAGGAAAGGGAGCGTTATATTTAGGCTGCAAATAAACGCGCCCAACCCTTAATTGCTAATCTTTTTGTATGATGACctacaaagacaaaaagaacAGCTGGTGGGGCAATGACACCAATGCCCCTAATAGAGTtgcctcttttttctttttctttttttttttttgcactaaagAAAATTTTGTAAGATTGTGCACTAAAATTTGTTGACATTTACAATGAATAgaaatttaattgaattactGGAGGGtcactttgtttatttattttcatttattttatttgtattattttatgtgtttgattttttatttattttttgcattaaacgggaagttaccccccccccccccaatttttctTTATAGTAATATATTGTTAGCCACATAGCATAATTACCTAAGTCATATTTGtcctatttttaaaatatatgttggATGTGCCCCTCGCTTGTCTAAactgtttgtggaatatgagttaagcagcaaaatcctcctgtttttatccatctcaggtggcggccattttgccatttgctgtcgactgaaaatgacatcacagttgttcaggtaacgaccaatcacggctcacctgttttctgaagttttaaagaaaaggtacaagttaaaaacgtaaacattctcccccccccctaaaaaaagatTGAAACTATATCAGAAAAGCACTCATTGTGACATTTGAGTTACCACAAACTGAAGATTGTTGTTGTTcgattgttgttgttattgtttgggGTTTTTTCCTGGCAAATTTAATATGATTTTGTGCTAAAATTACTTGAAATTTAAAGTAGCTGgtaagctacttttttttttttttttaccaaattacCTTTATTCACATCCGTAGTCCAAAAATAACCCTATAAAGAGCTTATTCTACATATTTTCAACTGAATATCTGCTCTGTATTAACCACAAAACCcaacagctgttttttttttgtttttttttgctgcatctAGTTTAACTTTGTactttcatgattttttttttatattaaaatttatagaaacatccTTGAAAATACGAAACACACACCAAAACAGCTGGTGGGGCACTGCACCCAATGCCCCAACTTCAACAATTGCTGAGCTGCTTTTGAGAACGTATTGAGATgtagttaaaaattaaaataaaaaataaaaaatttaaactaaatttaaaattttctttttttttttttttttacatttaaaattttctaTGCTCTAACCCTAGTGGCTtatcggcttttttttttttttttttttttttaaatgttatcacGCCTGTTGTCATAAATTCATGCCAATGTTCTTTAtcataaatttaagttaaattaGAAAACAGCTGATACAAATCACACATAAATACTCTACTAATGCAATTGAGAATGTGCGTTTGTATTGTTAAGCTCCCCTGTTGATGTTTGTGTCATAGTTACAGTTCCAacaagagcacacacacacacacaaaaaaaaaaaaaactaatcctGTATCactctttaaacaaaaaaaacaatttaatattttggatTACATTCTATGATGTAAATATAATTTAGTTTATGCATCCAAATCCTCTTCCAGTCATGCCCCGCCAAAAGGCAGCGCTACAGTCATCTgcatattcttcttttttttttttgccattaatgGACTTTGCCTTATTGATAAACAAAGGCATCGATGGGCCTCATTAGGAACTTGTGACCAAACGCTCTGGAGACCGTAAAAGCGCGCTGTCATCTCAGCACTGTAATTTGCGCGTCTTTTCcaacctaccccccccccccccctttttcccCAGTGAGACAAAAGGTTACAGCAAAGCTCTGCTACAGTCAATTGTTACGACTCTGTTGGGAAATTTAAGTTGGCGACTATGGATATTTGGCGTGGATTTGAAGCAATTACATGTGCAGCCGAGGCGTATTTATTGGAAACATGGTTTGTTGGTTATATCTCCTTTGGTAGTCTTAACAATTGCTCTGCGGTGGATCACAAATGTCCAAAACGTACTAGTTTTAACAGGTTACCTATCCAACTATTATATTATTACATGGATTgcactaaaatgaaaatagtGCACTTTtataacataaaataacaaataatgcaattattattatatattttttttttactgacctTGTGTCAAGCAGAGCGCCAAAATAAATCCAAACCCGTACACCAGCCAGGTGTGTAAAGTCATGGATGCAGCACAGGATAGACGCGGGAGTGGGGCTCCCAGTACTGCTGCTTCTGGAGCCGGGGGGGTAATTCTTGCAGCGGTGCCACCTTTTGGGGCGGGGAGGGAAGCAGCCCGAGTGCCTCGTTCGCGGCGCGTGAACGAGCTGCCAGCCAGCCAGTGTGACGAGGGAGGGAGGCAGCCATGCGGGGCAGTCAGTCAGCTCAGCAGCCACTCAGGCAAaagagatgaggaggaggaggaggaggaaaatatGTGAGTCAACTCAATAGAAGAAAGGCAAGTGAGGGTGTGACTTCCTTTGCAACGACGTAACGAGAATTACATCTTCTCATTAAGAAGATAAAAAAGTGTGTATTGCCACAATCTTACCAAATTCTTCAATAAAAAGCTATTGGAATGTCAGTCTGTGGCGACTGCATTTGGGGCAGCGGAGGCAGTGCCCCACCGGCTGTTGATATTCTAGATCCAAGTCGTACCAAATTCTTCgtgcaaaaaaaagagccaaataAGCCACCAGTGCAAAAACTCCAGT encodes:
- the LOC144063633 gene encoding uncharacterized protein LOC144063633 isoform X2, with translation MTLHTWLVYGFGFILALCLTQVEGLQCYGCNIIQGQRYVDVGCSNPEVLTCTHSHKGFKHRFCIKTESTALGIVLTSGCATSRHCQQQELPGVRIHCCDSDLCNSAPSRSLLHYACALASLLMLMLRMWL
- the LOC144063633 gene encoding uncharacterized protein LOC144063633 isoform X1 produces the protein MIITLSSCCFLSLSFFLSLSLRSDAVEGLQCYGCNIIQGQRYVDVGCSNPEVLTCTHSHKGFKHRFCIKTESTALGIVLTSGCATSRHCQQQELPGVRIHCCDSDLCNSAPSRSLLHYACALASLLMLMLRMWL